Part of the Trueperaceae bacterium genome is shown below.
GCGCGTCGCGCTACGTGAAGGTCAGGACGGTCGAGGAGGCAGACACGCCCGAGATGCGCGCGTGGATCGAGGAGGCGGGGCGGGAGCCCGGGTGGCGGTGAGCACGAGGCCGCAGCCAAGGACCTGGGTCACCCCCGCGGGTCGACGTTCTGGTTGAGCCGGAACAGGTTCGTCGGGTCGTACCTCCGCTTCACCGCGACGAGGCGGTCCCAGTTGGCGCCGAACGCGGCGCGCACGAAGCCTGGGTCCTCGGCCAGACCGGGGAAGTTGAGGTTCGTCTTGCCGGAGCTGTGGGCCCGCATGGCGTCGAAGAACTCCCTGGCCCACGCCACGTTCGCCTCGTCCGCGGCCGGGTCCGCCCAGTTCGCGAGGATCTCGAGCAGGTAGGGCGCGCTGCGGTCGCCAGTGGCCGTCGCCCCCGGTTCCACGCGACCGAACGCGCCGCCCAGTGCCCACAGCCCCGCCATGGAGAGCGCGGAGGGCCGCCGCGCCGCGAAGTCCGCCAGGGTCGCCACGACCTCGTCCCCTAGGCTCGACAGGTAGATGGACTTCCAGTAGTAGCGCAGCTCGCCGGCGGGGAAGAACGGGTCGAACAGCTGCTGCAAGGCCGTGTAAGGCATCGTCCCCGAGAGGTCGAGGAGCGGCGTCTCGATCTCGCGCAGCGGACGGAGCACGGACTCGCCCTCGTCGGGTGGGCCGGCGTAGGCGGCGCCGAGGACGATGACGGCTCTGCCGTGGAGCTCTGCCGGGAACGCGGGTGCGGGCGGCAGCGTCCAGAACGTGGCGGAGACGTTCACCTCGTCCGGTGCCTCCGCGGCGAACGCGCGCAGCGCCGCCATGACCGGCCGTGCGTGCTCCAGCGGGTAGACCGGACCGGCGAAGGCGACCTGCGGTCCCACGGGGTGGGCGCGGAACTCGAACCCGGCCACGACGCCGAAGTTGCCGCCGCCGCCCCGCAGCGCCCAGAACAGGTCCTCGTTCTCGTGCTCGCTGGCGGTCATCAGCTCGCCGGACGCCGTCACCACGTCGGCGCTCACCAGGCTGTCGCACGTCATGCCATGCGTTCGGCGGAGCCATCCTTGGCCGCCGCCGAGGGTCAGGCCGGCGACGCCGGTCGTGGAGACGATGCCTCCGGGCACGGCCAGGCCGAACGCCTGCGTCTCCCGGTCGACGTCGGCCCA
Proteins encoded:
- a CDS encoding FAD-binding oxidoreductase translates to MDLAALRSQVGEQLVTTEDPGFASARGVWNGMIDRRPAAVLRCRGVADIIAGVGHARERGIPLAVRGGGHNVAGFGTCDGGLVLDLSPMRGVQVDPRARTVRAGGGATWADVDRETQAFGLAVPGGIVSTTGVAGLTLGGGQGWLRRTHGMTCDSLVSADVVTASGELMTASEHENEDLFWALRGGGGNFGVVAGFEFRAHPVGPQVAFAGPVYPLEHARPVMAALRAFAAEAPDEVNVSATFWTLPPAPAFPAELHGRAVIVLGAAYAGPPDEGESVLRPLREIETPLLDLSGTMPYTALQQLFDPFFPAGELRYYWKSIYLSSLGDEVVATLADFAARRPSALSMAGLWALGGAFGRVEPGATATGDRSAPYLLEILANWADPAADEANVAWAREFFDAMRAHSSGKTNLNFPGLAEDPGFVRAAFGANWDRLVAVKRRYDPTNLFRLNQNVDPRG